A single genomic interval of Corallococcus macrosporus harbors:
- a CDS encoding alpha-hydroxy-acid oxidizing protein, producing MTGPAARPLCLDEYEHQARARLPADVFDYVFGGSDDECSLRDSRKAFDAWWLRPSVLVDVARCDTTVELLGTRLSHPLGVAPMAYQALAHPDGEVATARAAGALGGLMVVSTMASRTLEDVAAAATGPLWFQVYCFRERAVTTALIRRAEAAGYKALVLTVDTPRLGRRMRDMRSGFGLPAHVRAANFDAGVTAALAARVSGESGIASHASRDFDPSLTWEAVEWVRSVSKLPVLLKGVLTAEDTARAVAAGVDGVIVSNHGGRQLDGAIPPLEALPEVVATAKGRCEVLVDGGIRRGTDVLKALALGAKAVLVGRPVYWGLAAGGEEGVGHLLSLLREELALALALSGRPSLASLDASVLRRRTF from the coding sequence GTGACCGGCCCCGCCGCGCGCCCCCTCTGCCTGGACGAGTACGAACACCAGGCCCGCGCGCGGCTGCCCGCGGACGTCTTCGACTACGTGTTCGGCGGGAGCGACGACGAGTGCTCCCTGCGTGACAGCCGGAAGGCCTTCGACGCGTGGTGGCTGCGCCCCAGCGTGCTGGTGGACGTGGCCCGCTGCGACACCACCGTGGAGCTGCTGGGCACGCGCCTGTCGCACCCGCTGGGCGTCGCGCCCATGGCGTACCAGGCCCTGGCGCATCCGGACGGCGAGGTGGCCACCGCGAGGGCGGCCGGCGCGCTGGGCGGGCTCATGGTGGTGAGCACCATGGCCAGCCGCACGCTGGAGGACGTGGCCGCCGCCGCGACGGGGCCGCTCTGGTTCCAGGTGTACTGCTTCCGCGAGCGCGCGGTGACGACGGCGCTGATCCGCCGCGCGGAGGCCGCTGGCTACAAGGCGCTGGTGCTCACGGTGGACACGCCCCGGCTGGGCCGCCGGATGCGGGACATGCGCAGCGGCTTCGGGCTGCCGGCCCACGTGCGCGCGGCCAACTTCGACGCGGGCGTGACCGCGGCGCTGGCGGCCCGCGTCTCCGGTGAGTCCGGCATCGCGTCGCATGCGTCGCGGGACTTCGACCCCTCGCTCACGTGGGAGGCGGTGGAGTGGGTGCGCTCGGTGTCGAAGCTGCCGGTGCTCCTCAAGGGCGTGCTGACGGCGGAGGACACGGCGCGCGCGGTGGCGGCGGGCGTGGACGGCGTCATCGTGTCCAACCACGGCGGCCGGCAGTTGGACGGCGCCATCCCTCCGCTGGAGGCGCTGCCGGAGGTGGTGGCCACCGCGAAGGGCCGCTGCGAGGTGCTGGTGGACGGCGGCATCCGGCGGGGCACGGACGTGCTCAAGGCCCTGGCGCTGGGCGCGAAGGCGGTGCTCGTGGGCCGCCCGGTGTACTGGGGGCTGGCGGCGGGTGGGGAGGAGGGCGTGGGCCACCTGCTGTCGCTCCTGCGTGAGGAGCTGGCGCTGGCCCTGGCGCTCTCGGGCCGGCCTTCGCTCGCGTCGCTGGACGCGTCGGTGCTGCGGCGCAGGACCTTCTGA
- the hppD gene encoding 4-hydroxyphenylpyruvate dioxygenase gives MFFEDIEYVELCVADVSSAAGFYSDRMGFRRVAEGGPETGLVDRRSVLLQQGTLRLLLTQGLTPDHPASGFVERHGDGVRDIALRTRDAVGAFGHVTQRGARPLREPVKGLDGEGRSMLQATVATVGDLVHSFLQSDAAVGAFVPPGLVPCESVVSVTPEPFAGLDHLAICLEPGTLDATVRFYQHVFGFHQSHEEIVHTRKSGMNSKVVQSPSTRIILPLQEPLSAENPGQIGEFLRRNGGPGVQHIALLTTDIVVAVRELRRHTQFLEIPAPYYERLEARLGALDFDLEPLRELGILVDRDAWGTLLQTFTRSEHPKQTLFFEVIQRQQARGFGGANIRALFEAVERDYARAQA, from the coding sequence ATGTTTTTCGAGGATATCGAGTACGTCGAGCTGTGCGTCGCCGACGTCTCGAGCGCAGCGGGCTTCTATTCGGACCGCATGGGCTTCCGCCGCGTCGCGGAAGGGGGCCCGGAGACGGGGCTCGTGGACAGGCGCTCCGTGCTGTTGCAGCAGGGCACGCTGCGGCTGCTGCTCACGCAGGGGCTGACCCCGGACCACCCGGCCTCGGGCTTCGTGGAGCGGCACGGCGACGGCGTGCGGGACATCGCGCTGCGCACGCGTGACGCGGTGGGCGCCTTCGGGCACGTCACCCAGCGCGGTGCCCGGCCGCTGCGCGAGCCGGTGAAGGGGTTGGACGGCGAGGGGCGGTCCATGCTCCAGGCCACCGTGGCGACGGTGGGGGACCTGGTGCACTCGTTCCTCCAGTCCGACGCGGCGGTGGGTGCGTTCGTGCCGCCGGGCCTGGTGCCGTGCGAGTCCGTGGTGTCGGTGACGCCGGAGCCGTTCGCCGGGTTGGATCACCTGGCCATCTGCCTGGAGCCGGGCACGCTGGACGCGACGGTGCGCTTCTACCAGCACGTCTTCGGCTTCCATCAGTCCCACGAGGAGATCGTCCACACGCGCAAGAGCGGGATGAACTCCAAGGTGGTGCAGAGCCCGTCCACGCGCATCATCCTGCCGCTCCAGGAGCCGCTGTCCGCGGAGAACCCCGGGCAGATTGGCGAGTTCCTGCGCCGCAACGGCGGCCCGGGCGTGCAGCACATCGCGCTGCTCACGACGGACATCGTGGTGGCGGTGCGCGAGCTGCGGCGGCACACGCAGTTCCTGGAGATTCCGGCGCCGTACTACGAGCGGTTGGAGGCGCGGCTGGGCGCGCTGGACTTTGACCTGGAGCCCCTGCGGGAGCTGGGCATCCTGGTGGACCGCGACGCGTGGGGCACGCTGCTGCAGACGTTCACCCGCTCGGAGCACCCGAAGCAGACGCTGTTCTTCGAGGTCATCCAGCGCCAGCAGGCCCGCGGCTTCGGCGGCGCCAACATCCGCGCCCTCTTCGAGGCGGTGGAGCGCGACTACGCCCGGGCGCAGGCGTGA
- the cysC gene encoding adenylyl-sulfate kinase, with product MQQRPGFILWFTGMSGAGKSTLSTAVARQLSPVQRVELLDGDEVRTYLSRGLGFSRADREENVRRIGYVARVLAKHEVGVITAAISPYKSSRDEVRALATQAGIPFLEVYVQASLDALIARDVKGLYKKALAGEIPHFTGVSDPYEPPESPEITVRSDAETVEAGLERILDTLRDRGLLAPAASAA from the coding sequence ATGCAACAGCGTCCGGGCTTCATCCTCTGGTTCACCGGCATGTCCGGCGCGGGCAAGAGCACGCTGTCCACCGCGGTGGCCAGGCAGCTGTCGCCCGTGCAGCGCGTGGAGCTGCTCGACGGGGACGAGGTGCGCACGTACCTCTCCCGCGGCCTGGGCTTCAGCCGCGCGGACCGCGAGGAGAACGTCCGGCGCATCGGCTACGTGGCGCGTGTGCTGGCCAAGCACGAGGTGGGCGTCATCACCGCGGCCATCTCGCCGTACAAGAGCTCCCGGGACGAGGTGCGCGCCCTGGCCACCCAGGCCGGCATCCCGTTCCTGGAGGTCTACGTCCAGGCCAGCCTGGACGCGCTCATCGCCCGTGACGTGAAGGGCCTCTACAAGAAGGCCCTGGCCGGGGAGATCCCGCACTTCACCGGCGTGTCGGACCCGTACGAGCCGCCCGAGTCCCCGGAAATCACCGTCCGCTCCGACGCGGAGACGGTGGAGGCGGGGCTGGAGCGCATCCTCGACACGCTGAGGGACCGGGGCCTCCTGGCTCCCGCCGCGAGCGCCGCCTAG
- a CDS encoding GTP-binding protein, with translation MELLRFATAGSVDDGKSTLIGRLLYDTKSILEDQLAAVERTSHARGDEYVNLALLLDGLKAEREQGITIDVAYRYFSTAKRKFIIADTPGHLQYTRNMVTGASTADLALILVDARKGVLEQTRRHAFIASLLRVPHLVLCVNKMDLVDYDQGVFDRIREEFRQFSMKLDVSDLSFIPISALGGDNVVTRSEKMPWYQGPTLLHHLENVHIASDRDLIHLRFPVQGVIRPASAKKFHDYRAYSGQLLGGVMRPGDEVMVMPSGFTTRIKSLELAGKPLKEAFPPMSVNVSLEEELDISRGDMLCRPGNPPTASQDIDAMVCWLSDSTQLNSGSRLAIKHTTRMARAMVKELHYRLDVNTLHRDEQSPGLKLNEVGRVTLRTTVPLFFDEYRRNRSTGSFILIDEGTNATVGAGMINGPAVDR, from the coding sequence GTGGAACTGCTGAGATTCGCGACCGCGGGCTCCGTGGATGACGGCAAGAGCACCCTCATCGGGCGGCTGTTGTACGACACGAAGTCCATCCTCGAGGACCAGCTCGCCGCGGTGGAGCGCACGAGCCACGCCCGGGGCGACGAGTACGTCAACCTGGCGCTGCTGCTGGACGGCCTGAAGGCCGAGCGCGAGCAGGGCATCACCATCGACGTGGCGTACCGCTACTTCTCCACGGCGAAGCGCAAGTTCATCATCGCGGACACGCCCGGACACCTGCAGTACACGCGCAACATGGTGACGGGCGCGTCCACGGCGGACCTGGCGCTCATCCTGGTGGACGCGCGCAAGGGCGTGCTGGAGCAGACGCGCCGCCACGCGTTCATCGCGTCGCTCTTGCGCGTGCCGCACCTGGTGCTGTGCGTGAACAAGATGGACCTGGTGGACTACGACCAGGGCGTCTTCGACCGCATCCGGGAGGAGTTCCGCCAGTTCTCCATGAAGCTGGACGTGTCCGACCTGTCGTTCATCCCCATCTCCGCGCTGGGCGGGGACAACGTGGTGACGCGCTCGGAGAAGATGCCCTGGTACCAGGGCCCCACGCTCCTGCACCACCTGGAGAACGTGCACATCGCGTCCGACCGCGACCTCATCCACCTGCGCTTCCCCGTGCAGGGAGTCATCCGGCCCGCGTCCGCGAAGAAGTTCCACGACTACCGCGCGTACTCCGGGCAGCTCCTGGGCGGCGTGATGCGCCCGGGCGACGAGGTGATGGTGATGCCCTCCGGCTTCACCACGCGCATCAAGTCGCTGGAGCTGGCCGGCAAGCCGCTGAAGGAAGCGTTCCCGCCCATGTCGGTGAACGTGTCGCTGGAGGAGGAGCTGGACATCAGCCGCGGCGACATGCTGTGCCGCCCGGGCAACCCGCCCACCGCGAGCCAGGACATCGACGCGATGGTGTGCTGGCTGTCGGACTCGACACAGCTCAACAGCGGGTCGCGGCTGGCCATCAAGCACACCACGCGCATGGCGCGCGCCATGGTGAAGGAGCTGCACTACCGGCTGGACGTCAACACGCTGCACCGCGACGAGCAGAGCCCGGGCCTGAAGCTCAACGAGGTGGGCCGGGTGACGCTGCGCACGACGGTGCCGCTCTTCTTCGACGAGTACCGGCGCAACCGCAGCACCGGCAGCTTCATCCTCATCGACGAAGGCACCAACGCCACCGTGGGCGCGGGGATGATCAACGGCCCCGCCGTGGACAGATAG
- the cysD gene encoding sulfate adenylyltransferase subunit CysD produces the protein MSYELSHLEALEAESIFIIREVAAELDRPVLLFSGGKDSAVMLHLAVKAFWPAPLPFPLMHVDTGHNFPEVIQYRDERVAELGARLIVASVQEAIDAGKVTEEKGPRASRNRLQTQPLLEAIEKNGFNAVFGGARRDEEKARAKERVYSFRDEFGQWDPKNQRPELWALYNGRHRRGEHLRVFPLSNWTELDIWQYIGRENVALPSIYYTHKREVFRRDGMLMAWSPFMAMIPGETVTTETVRFRTVGDMTCTACVPSTASTVEEVIAEVTASRVTERGASRADDKFSETAMEDRKREGYF, from the coding sequence GTGAGCTACGAGCTTTCACATCTTGAGGCGCTGGAAGCCGAGTCCATCTTCATCATCCGGGAAGTGGCGGCGGAGCTGGACCGGCCGGTGCTGCTCTTCTCCGGTGGCAAGGACTCCGCGGTGATGTTGCACCTGGCGGTGAAGGCCTTCTGGCCGGCGCCGCTGCCCTTTCCGCTGATGCACGTGGACACGGGGCACAACTTCCCGGAGGTCATCCAGTATCGCGATGAGCGGGTGGCGGAGCTGGGCGCGCGGCTCATCGTCGCGTCCGTGCAGGAGGCCATCGACGCGGGCAAGGTGACGGAGGAGAAGGGTCCTCGCGCGTCCCGCAACCGCCTGCAGACGCAGCCGCTGCTGGAGGCCATCGAGAAGAACGGCTTCAACGCCGTCTTCGGCGGCGCCCGGCGCGACGAGGAGAAGGCCCGCGCGAAGGAGCGCGTGTATTCCTTCCGCGACGAGTTCGGCCAGTGGGACCCGAAGAACCAGCGGCCGGAGCTGTGGGCGCTCTACAACGGCCGCCACCGCCGGGGTGAGCACCTGCGCGTGTTCCCCCTGTCCAACTGGACCGAGCTGGACATCTGGCAGTACATCGGCCGGGAGAACGTGGCGCTGCCGTCCATCTACTACACGCACAAGCGTGAGGTGTTCCGCCGGGACGGGATGCTGATGGCCTGGTCGCCCTTCATGGCCATGATCCCCGGTGAGACGGTGACGACGGAGACGGTGCGCTTCCGCACGGTGGGCGACATGACGTGCACCGCGTGCGTGCCGTCCACCGCGTCCACCGTGGAGGAGGTCATCGCGGAGGTGACGGCCTCCCGCGTGACGGAGCGTGGCGCCAGCCGCGCGGACGACAAGTTCTCTGAGACGGCGATGGAAGACCGCAAGCGCGAGGGATACTTCTAG